A section of the Dehalobacter sp. DCM genome encodes:
- the secF gene encoding protein translocase subunit SecF yields the protein MADKYKGKKPPKYAEPKALAQNTALHSTPAASEASYDDVKKEHRFYFNIVKRRYIWFALSLVLIIAGIISLFVQGLNLGIDFTGGSMFTIQFNEQVTQSNVQKAVDSLGIDGTVQLSNGDKTALIRTETLDPDKRDALLTAIEKQAGAFDRQALQENLVAAAIGTELQQDALKALGVAAVLILLYVSFRFRFLYAVSAVIALLHDIVITVGIVSLFQLQVDATFIAAILTVFGYSINDTVVIYDRIRENEKRMKKRDSFEDMVDKSVWQTMGRSLKTVGTVLIALLAINILGGDSTKVFAFVMLIGVFFGCYSSIFVASQLVVEIKKRTSKEIKKESPSEA from the coding sequence GTGGCTGATAAATACAAGGGCAAAAAACCGCCAAAGTATGCAGAACCCAAAGCTCTCGCCCAAAATACGGCACTTCATTCTACGCCTGCTGCCAGCGAAGCCAGTTACGACGATGTGAAGAAAGAGCACCGCTTCTATTTTAATATTGTGAAAAGGCGGTATATTTGGTTTGCTTTATCCCTCGTCCTGATTATTGCCGGGATTATCTCTTTGTTTGTGCAGGGATTGAATCTGGGGATTGATTTTACTGGCGGATCGATGTTTACAATCCAGTTCAATGAGCAAGTGACTCAGTCTAATGTCCAGAAGGCTGTTGATTCCCTCGGTATCGATGGGACGGTCCAGTTATCCAATGGGGATAAAACAGCCCTGATTCGTACGGAAACACTGGATCCGGACAAACGGGATGCGCTGCTGACTGCGATTGAAAAACAAGCCGGTGCATTTGACCGCCAAGCACTGCAGGAGAATCTTGTTGCAGCGGCCATTGGTACGGAGTTGCAGCAGGATGCGCTCAAAGCCCTCGGGGTAGCTGCCGTGCTTATTCTGCTCTATGTGTCCTTCCGCTTCCGTTTTCTCTATGCTGTTTCGGCAGTGATTGCCCTTTTGCACGATATAGTGATTACGGTAGGAATCGTTTCACTGTTTCAATTGCAGGTTGATGCCACATTCATTGCTGCCATACTCACTGTATTCGGTTATTCGATTAATGATACCGTCGTTATTTATGACCGTATCCGTGAAAATGAAAAACGCATGAAGAAGAGAGACAGCTTTGAGGACATGGTCGATAAATCCGTATGGCAGACCATGGGCCGTTCATTAAAAACGGTGGGGACAGTGTTAATCGCGTTGCTTGCGATTAATATCCTCGGCGGGGATTCCACTAAAGTATTTGCATTTGTCATGCTGATTGGTGTATTCTTTGGATGCTACTCCTCCATTTTTGTTGCCAGCCAGCTTGTTGTCGAAATAAAGAAACGGACTAGCAAAGAGATTAAAAAGGAAAGTCCTTCTGAGGCATAA
- the secD gene encoding protein translocase subunit SecD, translating to MKRGNILKLAIAVILVAVVVFMSINPLTDPEKGIPLGLDLRGGVHLVLQAEPGQDGAAITNEDMDKARAVIDNRVNGLGVSEPYIQTDYDKKRIIIDLAGVSDPDQAVKVLKTTAKLTFRDPQGNIVLDGSELKDARAGTDTSTGVQDFVVSLDFTAAGAEKFADLTTQYVGQRIGIYLDEQMIQNPGVEEPITSGKAQISHYSSLEEAAQFAVMFRSGALPVSMSIVEKYQVGASLGADSLQKSLNACIIAIIFIFLFMLFLYRLPGLVADFSLVVFSVIVLWILYAVGSVLTLPGIAGFVLSLGMAVDLNIIVYERIKEELKLGKSLRAAVDAGFSRAFMTVFDSNITTIFGAAALFLLGSSSIRGFALTLIIGIVASLFTAITFTRWIMRWIVGINPRLNKWLFGVKEVK from the coding sequence ATGAAACGGGGAAACATATTAAAACTCGCAATCGCCGTTATACTCGTCGCTGTTGTGGTTTTCATGTCAATTAACCCTCTGACGGATCCTGAAAAGGGAATTCCGTTAGGACTTGACTTACGCGGCGGAGTTCATCTGGTATTGCAGGCTGAACCCGGACAAGACGGTGCAGCTATAACCAACGAAGATATGGATAAAGCCAGAGCCGTTATCGATAATCGCGTTAACGGGCTGGGTGTTTCTGAGCCTTATATTCAGACAGATTATGATAAAAAACGCATTATCATCGATCTTGCCGGAGTCAGTGATCCGGACCAAGCGGTCAAAGTTTTAAAGACAACGGCTAAGTTGACTTTCCGTGACCCCCAGGGGAATATCGTTTTGGACGGATCTGAATTAAAGGATGCCCGTGCCGGCACCGATACGTCCACCGGGGTACAGGATTTTGTCGTCTCACTTGATTTCACAGCCGCAGGGGCGGAAAAGTTCGCGGATTTGACCACCCAGTATGTCGGTCAACGTATCGGAATTTACCTCGATGAACAAATGATTCAGAATCCCGGAGTTGAAGAACCGATCACCAGTGGTAAGGCACAGATCAGCCATTATTCTTCACTGGAAGAGGCAGCTCAGTTTGCCGTCATGTTCCGTTCCGGAGCACTTCCGGTCAGTATGTCCATTGTGGAAAAGTATCAGGTTGGAGCCAGCTTGGGAGCGGATTCTCTTCAAAAGAGCTTGAATGCGTGTATAATTGCTATCATCTTCATTTTCTTATTTATGCTCTTCCTCTATCGTTTACCAGGTTTGGTTGCCGATTTTTCACTCGTTGTTTTTTCGGTGATCGTGCTCTGGATATTGTATGCGGTTGGCAGCGTACTCACATTGCCGGGTATCGCCGGTTTCGTACTATCCCTGGGGATGGCCGTGGACTTGAACATTATTGTTTATGAGCGGATTAAAGAAGAACTTAAACTGGGAAAATCTTTAAGAGCAGCCGTCGATGCGGGATTCAGCCGTGCGTTTATGACGGTATTCGATTCAAATATCACCACTATTTTTGGCGCAGCAGCGTTGTTTCTGCTGGGTTCCTCATCGATCCGTGGTTTTGCCCTAACCTTGATTATCGGTATTGTGGCCAGTCTGTTTACAGCAATCACATTTACAAGATGGATCATGCGTTGGATCGTCGGCATCAATCCGCGTCTTAACAAGTGGTTGTTTGGCGTAAAGGAGGTAAAATAA
- the yajC gene encoding preprotein translocase subunit YajC has product MNQTTTIIYLAFFVVMIVFLFYLPSRKQKQERQRLMAAIKPKAKVTTIGGILGTITKIKEDTVIIKIANNVEIEILKSAIRNAEGGKDVAEKKQKEESEETVNDVEDVVEPEVK; this is encoded by the coding sequence ATGAACCAAACTACAACGATCATTTATTTAGCCTTTTTCGTTGTCATGATTGTTTTTCTTTTCTATCTGCCCAGCAGAAAACAAAAGCAAGAACGTCAGAGACTGATGGCGGCGATTAAACCAAAAGCCAAAGTTACAACCATTGGTGGTATCCTTGGAACGATCACGAAGATCAAAGAAGATACGGTTATCATAAAAATTGCCAACAATGTTGAGATTGAGATATTAAAATCAGCAATCCGAAATGCCGAAGGCGGCAAGGATGTTGCTGAGAAGAAGCAAAAAGAAGAGAGCGAAGAAACAGTTAACGACGTCGAAGACGTTGTCGAGCCCGAAGTAAAATAA
- the tgt gene encoding tRNA guanosine(34) transglycosylase Tgt — protein sequence MAAVKLEILKKDTKTKARLGQVHTPHGSIETPAFMPVGTQATVKAVSPEELKAMGANIILSNTYHLFLRPGHDLIKRAGGLHHFMNWDGAILTDSGGFQVFSLGDLRKITEEGVEFRSHLDGSKQFLSPEKAIEIQMALGSDIVMAFDECTPYPASHEYAQKSAERTFRWLQRCKAALTTTDRQALFGIVQGGMYEDLRKQNALEMAELDLPGYAIGGLSVGEPKPMMYDVLEYTAPLLPEDKPRYLMGVGSPDDLIEGVIRGIDMFDCVLPSRIARNGTALTRFGKVVVRNAHYADDFTPIDPSCDCYTCRNYSRAYVRHLIKADEIFGHRLMTIHNLHFLLNMMAEIRAAIKNDGLPEYRSKFFADYGYDS from the coding sequence TTGGCAGCTGTTAAATTGGAAATACTAAAAAAGGACACGAAAACAAAAGCGCGTCTTGGCCAAGTGCATACACCCCACGGCAGCATTGAGACACCGGCGTTTATGCCTGTGGGCACCCAGGCGACAGTCAAAGCGGTGAGTCCGGAAGAATTAAAGGCGATGGGAGCTAACATTATTCTTAGCAACACCTATCATCTGTTCCTGAGACCCGGGCATGATTTGATTAAACGGGCTGGCGGGCTTCATCACTTTATGAACTGGGATGGTGCGATCCTTACGGACAGCGGCGGTTTCCAAGTTTTCAGTCTGGGTGACTTGCGTAAGATCACAGAAGAAGGCGTTGAATTTCGATCACACCTGGACGGTTCAAAACAATTTTTAAGTCCGGAAAAGGCAATAGAGATCCAAATGGCGCTCGGATCCGATATCGTCATGGCGTTTGACGAATGCACGCCGTATCCTGCATCACATGAATACGCGCAGAAATCGGCCGAGCGGACATTCCGCTGGCTTCAACGCTGCAAGGCCGCACTGACCACCACGGACAGACAGGCGCTTTTTGGTATCGTTCAGGGAGGGATGTATGAGGATTTACGCAAGCAAAACGCATTAGAGATGGCAGAACTTGACCTGCCGGGTTATGCTATAGGCGGACTGAGTGTCGGTGAACCTAAGCCCATGATGTATGATGTTCTGGAGTATACGGCACCGCTCTTACCGGAGGATAAACCACGGTACCTGATGGGAGTCGGGTCGCCGGATGATTTGATCGAAGGGGTCATCCGTGGCATTGATATGTTTGATTGTGTGCTGCCGTCTCGGATTGCGCGCAACGGAACAGCGCTGACGCGTTTTGGTAAGGTTGTTGTTCGCAATGCACACTATGCCGACGATTTCACACCGATTGACCCTTCGTGCGATTGCTACACGTGCCGAAATTATTCACGAGCCTATGTCCGTCATCTGATTAAAGCCGATGAGATTTTTGGACACCGGCTGATGACCATCCATAACCTTCACTTTCTATTGAACATGATGGCTGAGATTAGAGCAGCGATCAAAAATGATGGTTTACCTGAATACCGCAGCAAGTTCTTTGCAGATTATGGCTACGATTCTTGA
- the queA gene encoding tRNA preQ1(34) S-adenosylmethionine ribosyltransferase-isomerase QueA, with protein sequence MKLADFDYELPEDLIAQNPVEPRDSSRLMVLDKSHGEIFHHSFREIDQYLHRGDVLVLNRTRVLPARLIGIKEGTGAKIEVLLLKRLTKDRWEVLVKPGKRLKPEQVVVFGEGLLRGVLQEVLDNGNRIMAFTYDGLFEEVLDQLGEMPLPPYITAELENKERYQTVYARENGSAAAPTAGLHFTEELLTRLTEKGVEVLDVLLHVGLGTFRPVKSEEVTEHVMHSEYYRIEADTADRINQAKREGRRVIAVGTTVVRTLESAAALASADTHNVVSAAEGWTDIFIYPGYTFKVVDALITNFHFPRSTLLMLVSAFAGRELVQDAYETAIQERYRFYSFGDAMFLY encoded by the coding sequence AGATTTTGATTACGAATTGCCTGAAGACCTTATTGCCCAAAACCCTGTTGAACCTCGCGATTCATCGCGATTAATGGTTTTGGATAAATCGCATGGTGAAATTTTTCATCATTCTTTCCGTGAGATTGACCAGTATTTACATCGGGGGGATGTCTTGGTTCTGAATAGGACGCGGGTACTTCCAGCCCGTTTAATCGGGATTAAGGAAGGGACTGGTGCCAAAATCGAGGTTCTTCTGCTGAAAAGACTAACAAAAGATCGATGGGAAGTATTAGTCAAACCTGGAAAAAGGCTGAAACCAGAACAGGTTGTTGTCTTTGGCGAGGGTTTATTGCGGGGTGTTCTGCAGGAAGTCCTGGATAACGGGAATCGGATCATGGCATTTACTTATGACGGATTATTTGAAGAGGTCCTGGATCAACTGGGAGAAATGCCTCTGCCTCCTTATATTACTGCTGAACTGGAGAATAAGGAACGCTATCAGACGGTATATGCCCGAGAAAATGGTTCTGCCGCTGCACCCACTGCAGGACTTCATTTTACGGAAGAACTCCTTACGCGGTTAACGGAAAAAGGGGTTGAGGTCTTAGATGTATTATTGCATGTTGGATTGGGCACGTTTCGGCCGGTTAAATCGGAAGAAGTAACGGAGCATGTGATGCATTCGGAATACTACCGGATTGAGGCGGATACGGCAGACCGGATCAATCAAGCCAAAAGGGAAGGTCGCCGGGTCATCGCAGTAGGAACTACCGTTGTCAGGACATTGGAGTCAGCGGCGGCATTAGCTTCCGCAGATACGCATAATGTTGTGTCGGCAGCAGAAGGCTGGACAGATATCTTTATATATCCGGGTTACACATTCAAGGTCGTCGATGCCCTGATCACCAATTTCCATTTTCCGCGTTCAACACTGCTCATGTTGGTCAGTGCTTTCGCTGGCAGAGAGTTGGTTCAGGATGCTTATGAAACGGCAATTCAAGAAAGATATCGATTTTATAGCTTTGGAGACGCTATGTTTCTCTATTAA